Part of the Arachis hypogaea cultivar Tifrunner chromosome 6, arahy.Tifrunner.gnm2.J5K5, whole genome shotgun sequence genome, TTCGATAACAATCAAAGCTGCAGAAATAACATACATAATGTGAGATAACTAACTACGGTGTAGGTAAGTTCTAAAAAGTAGAGAAAAGACAAAAAGCGATGAAATGTGATGTATGTTATTATTGTTAGGCAATAACATAATAAAGAAAGTGAGCATGATATGATAGAATATTAGTACTCAATAGTAGTACATGACCCTTTCGTCTGTCTTCTTTTCAGCAAACAAAAAGTTATTATTACAATTAGCAGTAGATGTAGTAATAGTAGTAGTGGCTGTTAGCTCTTTGATTTCTTCTACTATGCCATAATCCTCCACCAATGGATTTTCTCCCCATAAtattccaccattattattgttattgtagaGATCAACAAAAGTTCcatggtgatgatgatcatgctCTATCacatgattgttgttgttgttgttgctgcagcTAGCATCAGAAGAACTGCAGCTATTAGTAGTAGCTTCACCCCCAAACACAAACATGCTATGTCCCATCAAATTACTTTCTTGCCCTTGAAaattggaattggaattggaAGTAGAAGAGTTATTTCCACCACTACTCAGAAGGCTTGATGAGTATGAAGAATAGGATGATCCATCAGCAGGACCATGATggctgatgaatgatgatgatgttggaTTATTTTGCAACATGGATAAAAGGGTAACTTGTTCATGATGAGGGGGAGTAGGAGGCTTcctttgaagaattgaagaagatagtatattattattatt contains:
- the LOC112696559 gene encoding uncharacterized protein; translated protein: MGRAPCCDKANVKRGPWSPEEDEKLKNYIDKYGTGGNWIALPQKVGLKRCGKSCRLRWLNYLRPNIKHGQFSEAEDRVICNLFATIGSRWSIIASQLPGRTDNDIKNYWNTKLKKKMMMAVHDNSNNNNILSSSILQRKPPTPPHHEQVTLLSMLQNNPTSSSFISHHGPADGSSYSSYSSSLLSSGGNNSSTSNSNSNFQGQESNLMGHSMFVFGGEATTNSCSSSDASCSNNNNNNHVIEHDHHHHGTFVDLYNNNNNGGILWGENPLVEDYGIVEEIKELTATTTITTSTANCNNNFLFAEKKTDERVMYYY